TCAGCATCTAATCTTCTCTTGCCATTTTCTATGAAAGAAATAGCTGAAGCGTGGCTGAAATCAAGCTTCTTAGCTAATTTTTCTTGAGTAATATTCTTTTGTTTGCGAATATCTCGGACTCTGTTTCCAAAAGTCATATCCGCTTCACCTCCTGCCGTTGTCGTTTTGACAACTTCTTGATTTCATTATAGGTTGTCATTTCGTAAATGTAAACCCCATTTTGTCATTTTGTTAAAAATATTTTTACAGATAGTGAAAAGTTGTCAAAAAGTATATATACTGTAATTAAAGAACAATGCTTTGCAATGCAAAACATTGCAAACTACACAATGGGATCTTATTTATAAAGGGGAATAATAAAATTATGAACTTAAACGAAAGATTGAAAGCGTGTCGCGAAAAGAAAGGTTACACACAGACTTTCATCTCAGAAAAATTAGACGTAAATAAAGCAACTTTATCTAGTTACGAATCGGGAAGACGTAAACCTGACTATGAAACATTAACTAAACTAGCAGACATATACGAGGTTTCTATCGATTATTTATTAGGAAGAGCGATGCATCAAAAGTTAACAGTTAAAGAAACAGAAGAGATAAGTAAAGAGACTAATGAATGGATGACACTGATCAACCAACTTTCAGAAGACAACAAAGAGTTATTTAAATCAACAATCCAAAGCTTTATATCTAAAAATAAAACTCCGTAGACAATTATTAGTCTCACGGAGTTTTATTTTACTTTTTTTCCTGATTCGCCAGCTCCTTTAATAAATCACGCAAATGATCGACATTTACCCCTTCAGCTTTTTCCATTAATAAAACTTGTGTTATCATTTCTTCCATTTGCCTTTTCCCCCTGCATCCTCTTTTAGTTATACACACACCGGAAAGTTTTCGACCATTTGGTCATTTGCTTTCCACCTCTTATAAAGCACGAATGACGCTATCTTCGCGATAGCGTCATTATTTATTTTCAGCCGCCTCCTGCTCCAGGGTCGGCCATCATTCTATATTCAATTGGAGTTTGAGA
The genomic region above belongs to Bacillus thuringiensis and contains:
- a CDS encoding helix-turn-helix domain-containing protein — encoded protein: MTFGNRVRDIRKQKNITQEKLAKKLDFSHASAISFIENGKRRLDAEKIPTLANALGVSIDELFFAQNVVGMTTNGTEEKENESIASFQ
- a CDS encoding helix-turn-helix domain-containing protein; its protein translation is MNLNERLKACREKKGYTQTFISEKLDVNKATLSSYESGRRKPDYETLTKLADIYEVSIDYLLGRAMHQKLTVKETEEISKETNEWMTLINQLSEDNKELFKSTIQSFISKNKTP